In a single window of the Gemmatimonadaceae bacterium genome:
- a CDS encoding polymer-forming cytoskeletal protein, producing the protein MKLFGARAQKRPPGLSIIDDRLTLRGEIDTDGTIRVDGHVEGGVHRAGMLIVGSGGGVIGDVEAGDVIVAGTIHGNVHATGRVEIEPGAAVHGEIRANNMLLREGAMLHGQVSIGAAPVSTATPGASRRLELAQTPAQPVRARV; encoded by the coding sequence ATGAAGCTTTTTGGTGCGCGTGCGCAAAAGCGTCCCCCGGGACTCTCGATCATCGATGACCGCCTCACTCTGCGAGGCGAGATCGACACCGACGGCACGATCCGGGTGGACGGCCATGTGGAGGGCGGCGTGCATCGCGCCGGAATGCTCATCGTCGGGTCGGGCGGCGGTGTCATCGGCGACGTCGAGGCGGGCGACGTGATCGTCGCCGGCACGATACACGGCAACGTGCACGCGACCGGCCGCGTCGAGATCGAGCCGGGCGCCGCGGTGCACGGAGAGATCCGCGCCAACAACATGCTGCTGCGCGAAGGGGCGATGCTGCACGGCCAGGTTTCGATCGGCGCCGCGCCGGTGTCCACGGCTACGCCCGGTGCGTCGCGCCGGCTGGAGCTCGCGCAGACGCCGGCGCAGCCCGTCAGGGCCCGCGTTTGA
- the gatB gene encoding Asp-tRNA(Asn)/Glu-tRNA(Gln) amidotransferase subunit GatB, with product MSAAASADYEMVVGLEVHVQLKTRTKAFCGCSADFGAPPNTNVCPVCLALPGALPVLNQHAVELAVGAALALDCKVNATSVFARKNYFYPDLPKGYQISQYDRPLAEKGWLTIGELDDGTPVRVGITRVHMEEDAGKSVHDRYAGATAIDLNRAGVPLIEIVSEPDMRSAADAGAYLRLLKQILSYSGVSDVSMEAGSLRVDANVSARIRGTTELGTKTEVKNMNSFSAVERALDAEFARQVALLESGGTVTQQTMLWDGAKGETRPARSKEESHDYRYFPEPDLPPLVLDMEWVARVGRAIPELPDARRKRMIEDYEISAADAELLTASAGMSEYFEAVARASLDPKAALNWVMGEVSAAVNAAGVPIDEFPVRPADLAELLRMVREEVVSHTAAKRVFARMVETGKPAAQVAAEEGLQKVGDDAALVGWIDEVLLENPAEAARYRSGETKLQGVLVGLVMKKSKGRADPRKVNQLLPERARA from the coding sequence ATGAGCGCGGCCGCGAGCGCGGACTACGAGATGGTCGTCGGCCTGGAAGTGCACGTGCAGCTCAAGACGCGCACCAAGGCCTTCTGCGGCTGCTCCGCGGATTTCGGCGCGCCGCCCAACACCAACGTGTGTCCCGTCTGCCTGGCGCTGCCGGGCGCGCTTCCCGTGCTCAACCAGCACGCGGTGGAGCTCGCGGTGGGCGCGGCGCTCGCGCTGGACTGCAAGGTCAACGCGACATCGGTTTTCGCGCGCAAGAACTACTTCTATCCGGATCTTCCCAAGGGCTACCAGATCTCGCAGTACGATCGCCCGCTTGCGGAGAAGGGGTGGCTGACGATCGGGGAGCTGGACGACGGGACGCCGGTGCGGGTCGGAATCACGCGCGTGCACATGGAGGAGGACGCGGGCAAGTCGGTGCACGACAGGTATGCCGGCGCCACCGCGATAGACCTGAACCGCGCCGGCGTGCCGCTAATCGAGATCGTGAGCGAGCCCGACATGCGGTCCGCGGCTGACGCGGGCGCGTACCTGCGGCTGCTCAAGCAGATACTCAGCTACTCCGGGGTCAGCGACGTCAGCATGGAAGCGGGAAGTCTGCGCGTCGACGCCAACGTGAGCGCGCGCATCCGCGGGACAACGGAGCTGGGCACGAAGACCGAGGTCAAGAACATGAACTCGTTCTCGGCGGTGGAGCGTGCGCTCGACGCCGAGTTCGCGCGCCAGGTAGCGCTCCTCGAGAGCGGCGGCACGGTGACGCAGCAGACGATGCTGTGGGACGGCGCGAAGGGCGAGACCCGCCCGGCCCGGAGCAAGGAGGAGAGCCACGACTATCGCTACTTCCCCGAGCCGGATCTGCCGCCGCTGGTGCTGGACATGGAATGGGTGGCGCGCGTCGGTCGCGCGATTCCCGAGCTGCCCGACGCCCGGCGCAAGCGCATGATCGAGGACTACGAGATCTCCGCCGCCGACGCCGAGCTGCTCACCGCGAGCGCGGGGATGAGCGAGTACTTCGAGGCGGTCGCTCGCGCGTCGCTCGACCCGAAGGCCGCGCTCAACTGGGTGATGGGCGAGGTGTCGGCCGCGGTGAACGCCGCCGGAGTGCCGATCGACGAATTCCCGGTGCGTCCCGCCGATCTGGCTGAGCTGCTGCGGATGGTGCGCGAGGAGGTGGTCAGTCATACGGCCGCGAAGCGCGTCTTCGCACGCATGGTGGAGACCGGCAAGCCCGCCGCGCAGGTTGCCGCGGAAGAAGGACTCCAGAAGGTCGGCGACGACGCTGCCCTGGTGGGGTGGATCGACGAGGTGCTGCTGGAAAATCCGGCCGAAGCCGCGCGCTATCGGAGCGGCGAGACGAAGCTGCAGGGCGTGCTCGTGGGACTCGTCATGAAGAAATCGAAGGGGCGCGCCGATCCCAGGAAAGTGAATCAGCTACTGCCGGAGCGGGCGCGCGCTTGA
- a CDS encoding M23 family metallopeptidase, which translates to MRKAPRRERRRSWTLILVPPRPGAPTRQLSIRARTVGVLGSLLFVTVATAATWTRETTFIAAASADKLAESQRLVVGLLDSVDALGAIVAKERAARLPPRNMVMPVSGRISSRFATSRMHPILDIFRAHKGVDLAAPHGTRIVAPASGRVRYVGWRVGYGLTVELEHSGGVVTRLAHCGRALVKAGDRVEMGTAVATVGATGVATGPHVHFEVLTRGRSVDPIQFLASSRGAVVPDQPTAKNE; encoded by the coding sequence TTGAGAAAAGCACCGAGGCGCGAGCGCAGGCGCTCGTGGACGCTCATCCTCGTCCCGCCGCGTCCCGGCGCCCCCACCCGTCAGCTCAGCATTCGCGCGCGCACCGTCGGTGTGCTCGGAAGCCTGCTCTTCGTTACCGTGGCAACGGCGGCGACCTGGACTCGCGAGACGACGTTCATCGCGGCCGCCAGCGCCGACAAGCTGGCCGAGTCGCAGCGGCTGGTGGTCGGTCTGCTCGACAGCGTGGACGCGTTGGGGGCAATAGTGGCGAAAGAGCGCGCCGCGCGCCTTCCTCCCCGCAACATGGTGATGCCGGTCTCGGGCCGGATCTCCAGCCGCTTCGCCACGTCGCGCATGCACCCGATCCTCGACATCTTCCGCGCGCACAAGGGAGTCGACCTCGCGGCGCCGCACGGGACGCGAATCGTCGCGCCGGCTTCCGGCCGCGTTCGCTACGTTGGCTGGCGCGTTGGGTACGGTCTCACGGTCGAGCTGGAGCACTCGGGCGGCGTAGTCACCCGTCTGGCGCACTGTGGCCGGGCGCTGGTGAAGGCAGGCGACCGCGTCGAGATGGGTACCGCGGTCGCGACGGTCGGCGCCACGGGCGTGGCGACGGGCCCGCACGTGCACTTCGAGGTCCTTACGCGGGGGCGGTCCGTGGATCCGATCCAGTTCCTCGCGTCCAGCCGCGGCGCCGTCGTGCCGGACCAGCCGACCGCCAAAAACGAGTAG
- a CDS encoding polymer-forming cytoskeletal protein codes for MFRDKKTPHKAMPAVTPENGKPVSITLLTVVGEHARMEGKFDITDSIQVECEVGGELNVGGKLVIGQKGVVNANVQTVDAIIMGHYEGNMVATGNVEIAEMGRVTGNIQTDSLVISKGGFFNGNITKMNEQAERVIAIDEKRNTGPQQQFGSR; via the coding sequence ATGTTCCGGGACAAGAAGACCCCCCACAAGGCCATGCCTGCCGTCACGCCCGAGAACGGCAAGCCGGTATCGATCACTCTGCTCACCGTCGTCGGCGAGCACGCCCGCATGGAAGGCAAGTTCGACATCACCGACTCGATCCAGGTCGAGTGCGAGGTCGGCGGCGAGCTGAACGTCGGCGGCAAGCTCGTCATCGGCCAGAAGGGCGTCGTGAACGCCAACGTGCAGACGGTCGACGCGATCATCATGGGCCACTACGAGGGCAACATGGTCGCGACCGGCAACGTCGAGATCGCCGAGATGGGACGGGTGACCGGCAACATCCAGACGGACTCGCTGGTGATCTCGAAGGGCGGCTTCTTCAACGGCAACATCACCAAGATGAACGAGCAGGCCGAGCGCGTCATCGCGATCGACGAGAAGCGCAACACCGGACCGCAGCAGCAGTTCGGCTCGCGCTGA
- a CDS encoding S9 family peptidase, with the protein MTHLPCILLVVASSVTLVASPAPAQQAPSSDSVFTVARYLDYETVSDAKLSPSGAQLVYTRRWVDKQDDEWKTALWIMNADGTRNRFLTRGSNAVWSPDGTRIAYLVEGEPRGTQVWVRWMDVESAPSQVTRATESIGDLRWSPDGRNLGFSMFVPAKAPWKIDLPAAPQGAKWAEPPRHVDRLHYRFDRRGFLRPGFRHLFTVSADGGAIRQLTRGEWSVGYTAEGDGSGVRWDWSPDGRTILFDGFREPESQRTYRSGNIYALDIASGAITRLTRETGAWQSPVISPDGRRIAFVGTPTASYSYRVSDVYVMDADGSDVRKLSGGLDRDASSLHWAPDGSGVYFTADDRGTRNVHFASLAGGVRPVTRGTHVLTLGSLARNGSAAGIAASYHSPSDVVRIDLRRAGELTPLTRVNGTLLSGIRLGEVEEMWYPSQDGTRIQGWIVKPPGFDGSRKYPLIMEIHGGPHAMYSVAFNPMFQNFAAHGYVVIYTNPRGSTGYGSEFGNAIQRAYPSVDHHDLMAGVDELVRRGYIDTNRMFVGGCSGGGVLSSWAIAHTDRFAAAAVRCPVTNWLSMAGQTDIPLFTFNFFEKPFWEDPARWLEQSPLMHVGRVKTPTLLMTGELDLRTPMSQTEEYYAALKMRGVPSELLRFQGEYHGTGSKPSNWMRTQLYMMSWYERHGNARAAAAGGSVQ; encoded by the coding sequence ATGACTCATCTCCCCTGCATTCTGCTAGTCGTCGCGTCGTCCGTGACGCTCGTCGCTTCTCCAGCACCCGCACAGCAGGCGCCGTCCTCCGACAGCGTTTTCACCGTCGCCAGGTATCTCGACTATGAGACGGTCAGCGACGCCAAGCTCTCGCCGAGCGGAGCGCAACTGGTCTATACACGCCGCTGGGTCGACAAGCAGGACGACGAATGGAAGACAGCGCTCTGGATCATGAACGCCGACGGCACGCGCAACCGGTTCCTGACGCGCGGCTCGAATGCAGTATGGTCGCCCGATGGGACGCGGATCGCGTACTTGGTGGAAGGGGAGCCCAGGGGGACACAAGTTTGGGTGCGGTGGATGGACGTTGAGAGCGCGCCTTCGCAAGTCACGCGAGCGACCGAGTCGATCGGCGACCTGCGCTGGTCCCCCGATGGACGCAACCTCGGCTTCAGTATGTTCGTGCCCGCGAAGGCGCCGTGGAAGATCGATTTGCCCGCGGCGCCTCAGGGTGCGAAGTGGGCGGAGCCTCCCCGGCACGTTGACAGGCTGCACTACCGGTTCGACCGGCGCGGGTTCCTGCGGCCCGGCTTTCGCCATCTCTTCACTGTTTCCGCCGACGGCGGCGCCATACGCCAGCTAACACGCGGAGAATGGAGTGTCGGCTACACGGCGGAAGGCGACGGATCGGGTGTCAGATGGGATTGGTCTCCCGACGGTCGCACCATTCTCTTTGACGGTTTCCGCGAACCGGAGAGCCAGCGCACGTATCGCAGCGGCAACATTTACGCGCTGGATATCGCGAGCGGTGCAATCACGCGGCTTACGCGCGAAACGGGCGCATGGCAGTCCCCGGTAATTTCGCCGGACGGCCGAAGGATTGCGTTCGTCGGCACCCCGACGGCGTCATACAGTTACCGCGTATCCGACGTGTATGTGATGGACGCGGACGGGAGCGACGTGCGGAAGCTTTCGGGTGGGTTGGACCGCGATGCGTCGAGCCTACACTGGGCGCCCGATGGCAGCGGCGTGTACTTCACCGCCGACGATCGCGGTACGCGCAACGTGCATTTCGCCTCGCTCGCCGGCGGGGTTCGACCGGTCACTCGCGGAACGCATGTGCTCACCCTCGGATCGCTAGCGCGCAACGGTTCGGCCGCAGGGATCGCGGCCAGCTACCACAGCCCGTCCGATGTGGTCCGGATCGACTTGCGGCGCGCCGGCGAGCTGACGCCGCTTACGCGAGTGAACGGAACCCTCCTCAGCGGCATCAGGCTCGGCGAAGTCGAGGAAATGTGGTATCCATCGCAAGACGGCACGCGCATCCAGGGTTGGATCGTGAAGCCACCCGGATTTGATGGATCGCGCAAGTATCCGTTGATCATGGAGATCCACGGCGGTCCGCACGCGATGTACAGCGTTGCCTTCAATCCCATGTTCCAGAACTTCGCAGCGCACGGATACGTGGTGATCTACACTAATCCGCGCGGCAGCACGGGGTATGGGTCCGAGTTCGGCAATGCGATTCAGCGCGCGTATCCAAGTGTCGACCATCACGATCTCATGGCCGGCGTCGACGAGCTAGTCAGGCGCGGGTACATCGATACGAATCGAATGTTCGTGGGCGGCTGCAGTGGCGGCGGCGTGCTATCGAGCTGGGCAATCGCTCACACGGACCGGTTCGCCGCCGCCGCGGTACGCTGCCCCGTGACCAACTGGTTGAGCATGGCGGGGCAGACGGACATTCCGCTATTCACGTTCAACTTCTTTGAAAAACCTTTCTGGGAAGATCCCGCACGCTGGCTCGAGCAGTCGCCCCTGATGCACGTAGGCCGGGTAAAAACTCCGACGTTACTGATGACCGGGGAGCTCGATCTCCGAACACCGATGTCGCAGACCGAAGAGTATTATGCCGCGCTCAAGATGCGCGGCGTGCCGTCCGAGCTACTCCGTTTCCAGGGCGAGTATCACGGCACCGGATCAAAGCCGTCGAACTGGATGCGAACGCAGCTCTACATGATGAGCTGGTATGAGCGGCATGGAAATGCGAGGGCTGCGGCGGCGGGCGGATCGGTGCAGTAA
- a CDS encoding gamma-glutamyltransferase translates to MRTRRILSLCAAAVSLAALSSPLLAQRTMKPPLHGRHWMAITGKPLGATAGAMIFQKGGNAVDAACAMLAATATMWDVLHWGGETQALIYHPGLKKVIGINALGVAPTGATAEYYRSRGFTYPPEYGPLAAITPGTPGGLMVMLAEYGKLTLEEVLAPAIQLADGYPIEAQTANSIHRMRDTIAQWKYSRAVMLPHANRERAAPEAGEIFVQADLAATLRKLVEAERQARAAGKNRREAILAAYDRFYKGDIAAEIVRGTREEGGLFTMRDLADWRVILEEPVSTTYKGITVYKLPFWQQGPVLLQALNILENVDVKAMVYNSPRYMHTIYQAMNLAYADRDFYYGDPYFPPEEPVRGLLSKDYARLRFSQINWERNDPGVKPGDPYPFQNGTNPFADLLRGWTISPAPDTLPKSGGQDRPPGTALDDAAFMRGFYAGTTTVEAADAEGWVVSITPSGGWIPAVIAGRTGVGLSQRAQQFVTRAADNPYNVIEPGKRPRVTLTPTMALKDGAPYLSFAVQGGDSQDQNLLQFFLNVVEFGMTVQQASEAANINSYQMRSSFGAHESRPGRMLVATSTPDSVRTELTRMGYTLEFARLTSGPINAILFDRKHGSMWGGSSNHGEDYGIAW, encoded by the coding sequence ATGAGAACACGTAGAATCCTCTCGCTCTGCGCCGCGGCGGTCTCACTCGCCGCACTCTCTTCGCCGCTGCTCGCCCAGCGCACCATGAAGCCGCCGTTGCACGGCCGCCACTGGATGGCCATCACCGGCAAGCCGCTCGGCGCGACCGCGGGCGCGATGATCTTCCAGAAGGGCGGCAACGCCGTGGACGCCGCGTGCGCCATGCTCGCCGCCACCGCGACGATGTGGGACGTGCTGCATTGGGGCGGGGAGACGCAGGCGCTCATCTACCATCCCGGCCTGAAGAAGGTCATCGGCATCAACGCGCTCGGCGTCGCGCCAACGGGCGCAACCGCGGAGTACTACCGGTCGAGAGGATTCACCTACCCGCCCGAGTACGGTCCGCTCGCCGCGATCACGCCCGGCACTCCCGGCGGGCTGATGGTAATGCTCGCCGAATACGGCAAGCTGACCCTCGAGGAAGTTCTCGCGCCCGCGATTCAGCTCGCCGACGGCTACCCGATCGAGGCGCAGACCGCGAACTCGATCCATCGCATGCGCGACACGATCGCGCAGTGGAAGTATTCGCGCGCCGTGATGCTCCCGCACGCGAATCGTGAGCGCGCGGCGCCGGAGGCCGGAGAGATATTCGTGCAGGCGGATCTTGCGGCGACGCTGCGCAAGCTGGTCGAAGCCGAGCGGCAGGCGCGGGCCGCGGGGAAGAATCGCAGGGAGGCGATCCTCGCGGCGTACGACCGCTTCTACAAGGGTGACATCGCCGCGGAGATCGTGCGCGGGACGCGCGAGGAGGGCGGGCTGTTCACCATGCGCGACCTCGCCGACTGGCGCGTGATCCTCGAGGAGCCCGTCAGCACGACGTACAAGGGGATCACCGTGTACAAGCTCCCCTTCTGGCAGCAGGGGCCGGTGCTGCTCCAGGCGCTCAACATCCTGGAGAACGTGGACGTGAAGGCGATGGTGTACAACTCGCCGCGGTACATGCACACGATCTACCAGGCGATGAACCTCGCGTACGCCGACCGCGATTTCTACTACGGCGATCCGTACTTCCCGCCGGAGGAGCCGGTGCGTGGGCTGCTGTCCAAGGACTACGCGCGCCTGCGATTCTCCCAGATCAACTGGGAGCGGAACGATCCGGGCGTGAAGCCGGGCGATCCGTATCCGTTCCAGAACGGGACGAACCCGTTCGCGGATCTGCTTAGGGGATGGACGATCTCGCCCGCGCCCGACACGTTGCCGAAGAGCGGCGGGCAGGACCGGCCGCCCGGAACCGCGCTCGACGATGCCGCATTCATGCGCGGCTTCTACGCCGGCACGACTACGGTCGAGGCTGCCGACGCGGAAGGGTGGGTCGTCTCGATCACGCCGAGCGGCGGGTGGATTCCGGCGGTGATCGCGGGCCGGACCGGCGTCGGCCTCAGCCAGCGCGCGCAGCAGTTCGTCACGCGCGCCGCGGACAATCCTTACAACGTGATCGAGCCGGGCAAGCGCCCGCGCGTGACACTGACACCGACGATGGCGCTCAAGGACGGCGCGCCGTACCTGTCGTTCGCCGTGCAGGGCGGGGACTCGCAGGACCAGAACCTGCTGCAGTTTTTCCTGAACGTCGTCGAGTTCGGCATGACCGTACAGCAGGCGAGCGAGGCCGCGAACATCAACAGCTACCAGATGCGCTCGTCGTTTGGCGCGCACGAGTCACGGCCGGGGCGGATGCTCGTCGCAACGTCGACGCCCGACTCCGTGCGCACCGAGCTGACGCGGATGGGCTACACACTGGAATTTGCGCGGCTCACGTCCGGCCCGATCAACGCGATCCTGTTCGACCGCAAGCACGGCAGCATGTGGGGCGGGTCGAGCAACCACGGTGAGGACTACGGCATAGCGTGGTAA
- a CDS encoding methyltransferase domain-containing protein, producing MSELNPSAADARFVDSVPEIYDLHLGPLFFGQYARDLATRLAASERPVRKVLEIAAGTGILTEQLARLLPAEASIVATDLNPPMLAVAQKRLQGEASGSRIEWREADATTLPFSDGSFDAVVCQFGCMFFPDKPRAASETHRVLAPGGRWLFNVWGSLEENPIPRIAHETITSYFTDDPPQFYKVPFSMHEEESTRELVAGAGFSDVTVIPLPFAAEAASARHAAIGLVRGNPVLAAIEERGTVGADEIIEAIAAALARELGDGPLRAPMLAYVVSGRKAPE from the coding sequence ATGAGCGAGCTCAATCCCTCCGCAGCCGACGCGCGGTTCGTCGACAGCGTGCCGGAGATCTACGACTTGCATCTCGGGCCGCTGTTCTTTGGACAGTACGCGCGCGATCTGGCGACACGTTTGGCCGCGAGCGAGCGACCGGTCAGAAAGGTTCTGGAGATCGCGGCCGGCACCGGCATACTCACCGAGCAGCTCGCGCGGCTGCTGCCGGCGGAGGCAAGCATCGTCGCGACTGACCTGAATCCGCCGATGCTTGCCGTGGCTCAGAAGCGCTTGCAAGGTGAAGCTTCCGGCTCGCGCATCGAGTGGCGCGAGGCGGACGCGACGACTCTCCCTTTCTCCGACGGCTCTTTCGACGCCGTCGTCTGTCAGTTCGGCTGCATGTTCTTCCCGGACAAGCCGCGGGCAGCGAGCGAGACGCATCGCGTGCTCGCGCCGGGCGGCCGCTGGCTGTTCAACGTGTGGGGCAGCCTGGAAGAGAATCCCATTCCGCGCATCGCGCACGAGACGATCACCAGCTACTTCACCGACGACCCGCCCCAGTTTTACAAGGTGCCGTTCAGCATGCACGAGGAGGAGAGCACGCGCGAGCTGGTCGCGGGCGCGGGGTTCTCGGACGTCACCGTCATTCCGCTGCCATTCGCGGCCGAAGCGGCGTCGGCGCGGCACGCGGCGATCGGGCTGGTGCGGGGCAATCCCGTCCTGGCGGCGATCGAGGAGCGCGGCACGGTCGGCGCCGACGAGATCATCGAAGCCATCGCCGCGGCGCTCGCGCGCGAGCTGGGTGACGGGCCCCTGCGTGCGCCGATGCTGGCGTACGTCGTCTCAGGGCGGAAAGCGCCTGAATGA
- the gatA gene encoding Asp-tRNA(Asn)/Glu-tRNA(Gln) amidotransferase subunit GatA: protein MKSPPPRAPASAAKLLSRPLTECVASVREGAALPSDLVSAAFDRADDIGAGGESLNVFLATDRDRATGHAQELTALIGRAEAPGNLAGVPVAVKDNIATLNMPTTCGSRILEGYVSPFEATVVRRLRANGAVIIGKTNMDEFAMGSSTENSAYGPTRNPVDIRRVPGGSSGGSAAAVAGGIVRLALGSETGGSVRQPASFCGIVGVKPTYGRVSRYGLVAFGSSLDQVGVLARTVEDAAIGLEVIAGCDQFDSTSADVPVPRYELEKNAGLKGLVIGKPREYFPEGLNPRIAQECERALEAYRELGAKVREVSLPNTAYSIPVYYIVAPAEASSNLARFDGVRYGLRVPSERGLTGMYEATRARGFGPEVTRRILLGTYVLSAGYYDAYYKKAQSVRALIAQDFRDVFASGVDVLFTPTTPTPAFELGAVKDPYEMYLSDIFTASANLAGVPAMSIPIGGARGLPVGGQIIAPHFAESVMFRAAFGLERALAGELLPGEKSA from the coding sequence GTGAAGTCACCTCCACCGCGCGCGCCGGCCTCGGCCGCGAAGCTGCTGTCGCGGCCGCTCACCGAATGCGTCGCCAGCGTTCGCGAAGGCGCGGCGCTCCCGTCCGATCTGGTGAGCGCCGCCTTCGACCGCGCGGACGACATCGGCGCCGGCGGCGAATCGCTCAACGTATTTCTCGCCACTGATCGCGACCGCGCGACCGGGCACGCGCAGGAGCTGACCGCGCTCATCGGGCGCGCGGAAGCGCCGGGCAATCTCGCGGGCGTTCCCGTGGCGGTGAAGGACAACATCGCGACGCTGAACATGCCCACTACCTGCGGCTCGCGGATTCTCGAGGGCTACGTCAGCCCGTTCGAGGCGACGGTCGTGCGCCGGCTGCGCGCCAACGGCGCGGTGATCATCGGCAAGACCAACATGGACGAGTTCGCGATGGGCTCGTCCACCGAGAACAGCGCCTACGGCCCGACCAGGAATCCCGTGGACATCCGGCGGGTGCCGGGCGGCTCGTCCGGGGGCTCGGCCGCCGCGGTTGCCGGCGGAATAGTCCGGCTCGCGCTGGGCTCCGAGACCGGCGGATCGGTGCGGCAGCCGGCGTCGTTCTGCGGCATCGTCGGCGTGAAGCCGACGTACGGGCGAGTGAGCAGGTACGGGCTCGTCGCTTTCGGCTCCTCGCTCGACCAGGTCGGAGTGCTGGCCCGCACCGTGGAGGACGCGGCGATCGGACTCGAGGTGATCGCGGGCTGCGACCAGTTCGACTCCACCAGCGCCGACGTCCCGGTGCCGAGGTACGAGCTGGAGAAGAACGCCGGACTGAAGGGGCTCGTGATCGGAAAGCCGCGCGAGTATTTCCCCGAGGGTCTCAACCCGCGCATCGCGCAGGAATGCGAGCGCGCGCTGGAGGCGTATCGCGAGCTGGGCGCGAAAGTGCGCGAGGTGTCGCTGCCGAACACGGCGTACTCGATTCCCGTGTACTACATCGTCGCGCCGGCGGAAGCGTCGTCCAACCTCGCGCGCTTCGACGGCGTCAGGTACGGTCTGCGCGTTCCGTCGGAGCGCGGCCTCACCGGGATGTACGAGGCGACGCGCGCGCGCGGCTTCGGCCCCGAGGTGACGCGGCGCATCCTGCTGGGCACGTACGTGCTCTCGGCCGGCTACTACGACGCATACTATAAGAAGGCGCAGTCGGTGCGCGCGCTCATCGCGCAGGACTTCCGGGACGTGTTCGCGAGCGGGGTGGACGTGCTGTTTACGCCGACCACGCCTACGCCGGCGTTCGAGCTGGGCGCGGTGAAGGACCCGTACGAGATGTACCTGAGCGACATCTTCACCGCGTCCGCCAACCTCGCCGGCGTTCCCGCGATGTCGATTCCGATCGGCGGCGCGAGGGGCCTTCCCGTCGGCGGACAGATCATCGCTCCGCACTTCGCCGAGTCGGTGATGTTCCGCGCCGCGTTCGGGCTCGAGCGCGCGCTGGCCGGCGAGCTCCTCCCCGGAGAGAAGAGCGCATGA
- the gatC gene encoding Asp-tRNA(Asn)/Glu-tRNA(Gln) amidotransferase subunit GatC, producing the protein MAVTRQDVLKVAKLANLAVDEGRLEALARELNLILGHMEQLAKVNTERILPAEGLSSGGQRLRADHGPADALVHAPATFAPEMRDGFIIVPRLATHEGSSERTP; encoded by the coding sequence ATGGCCGTCACGCGGCAGGACGTCCTGAAGGTCGCGAAGCTGGCGAACCTCGCGGTCGACGAAGGCAGGCTCGAGGCGCTCGCGCGCGAGCTGAATTTGATTCTCGGGCACATGGAACAGCTCGCCAAGGTGAATACGGAGCGCATTCTTCCCGCCGAGGGGCTCAGCTCGGGAGGCCAGCGTCTCCGTGCCGATCACGGCCCGGCGGATGCACTCGTGCACGCGCCCGCGACCTTCGCGCCCGAGATGCGCGATGGATTTATTATCGTACCGCGGCTGGCCACCCACGAGGGATCGTCCGAGCGCACCCCGTGA
- a CDS encoding polymer-forming cytoskeletal protein, translated as MPWRKQDKPQVKEAGPTTYLEEGSEIDGKLSFTGTVVLNGRLHGEIVSNDNLVIGEKGVVNANVRAGIVQISGEVVGNVVASDRVELKEKCRVYGDVSAPVVIIAEGALFEGQCTMTNGRPPEATQAPVRDLSLVKQRSELPR; from the coding sequence GTGCCCTGGAGGAAGCAGGACAAGCCGCAGGTGAAGGAAGCCGGACCGACGACCTACCTCGAGGAAGGATCGGAGATCGACGGCAAGCTCAGCTTCACCGGCACGGTCGTGCTCAACGGCCGGCTCCACGGCGAGATCGTTTCCAACGACAACCTGGTCATCGGTGAGAAAGGAGTCGTCAACGCGAACGTCCGCGCGGGCATCGTGCAGATCTCAGGCGAGGTGGTGGGCAACGTCGTCGCGTCGGACCGCGTCGAGCTGAAGGAAAAGTGTCGCGTGTACGGCGACGTCAGCGCGCCCGTGGTGATCATCGCCGAGGGCGCGCTGTTCGAAGGGCAGTGCACGATGACCAACGGGCGGCCGCCGGAGGCGACGCAGGCGCCCGTACGGGACCTGTCGCTGGTCAAGCAGAGGTCGGAGCTGCCAAGGTAA